The segment CATCTAGATTGAACTACACAACCACCAATGTTTAGcaaattttgcagttttttttgTACAAGCCAGGGCCAAAAACGGTATTTCAAGCAGAAACTCATTGTTAGGATATATAGAATAATGGGAGCATCTTGCTTTTCACCTCCTTAAGGACTATTCagtgtaaaacaaaaaataagggAATGATAAATAAAACAGACAAGCGCACAAACATTAACAAGAAGGTGGTAACAGATACCACCAGAAAACTCATCTACTACTGAAAGAACAGGACTTGGATAACTGTACTTCTATTCATTTGATTGCTTTTGATAGTTGCAGGGAAAAGgccttgctctgctctgtctgtgGCAGTCCTTGCAGCCTGCTGCATTAGCGTTCCCTGCATGCACCTCAGCCTTGCTACTGGTGAAACATGtcagtggagcagcagcagctaccCTCAAGGGTCTTGCAGTACATTTTGCACTTCAGCACCTAAAAGGAGAAATGCTTAGCTTCCTGAGCCCACTGGGTCTAGTGGGCAATTACAACACCTCTAACAGCCACAACTAAAAATTTCACAGCAAgcagttgggaaaaaaaaatctactattctgtatttctgtggaGATAAATCAACCCTAGGGACAGGTTCATGTTTGTGTATTTCAACAAGTACACTAAGCTCTATTCTCACTTCTGTACTAGAATTAAGCAGACATGAAAAGTAGAAGTTAGTCTAGAAGCTTTGTTACCATTGCAACAACACTGTATCTGTGCTAATACTCCATATTTAAGTATTACAGAGGTTGAAAAGTAATTTAACctaaggagagagaaaaaaagtcataCTTACTTCATAGGATTGTTTTCTGGCAGATAGTATATTAAGTCTCTCATGGTCATTTTAGAACGATCTGGTGGAGAACGTCCTTCAATTACTGGAGGCCTGTGTTTCAACTTCTTCCATtcaaaacacaataaaacaaaataagagaCTTAGATTCACCCtaaaagtatttaatatttcacaaaTTATTATTACTTTCATTTGTTTACAAAGTATCCATTCATGGAATTTTGCTGTTTGCACACATATACAACTCCCAAGAACCAAAACAAGATTATCTTAAGTGTCCCTTTCTCAGAGAAGGCATTATATACCCTTAAGCCACTTACCCTTTCAGAAGCATTCAACACCTGgcacaaataaattaaaagttacTCAAAATTACAGAACTTTGACGATGATCAACTTGAAAAAATATGAGACATCCCAAATCCAAGCTTCTTGCAGCACACTTCCCTGCTGTATTACAAACcatgaaactttaaaaattagaatGCTGACTATAAAACCAGGTGTCATGTCAAAAAGACTTGTGgtctaataaaataaaaagataggCAACTCCTTGTAAAATCTGTATTATTAGGGAAAAAAGTGCTGCTACTGCTTATAAACAGAATAAACACATAGAGTTATGAGGTATGACAGACTACTAGCAGAAAGCAGCTGACGAACATCAGAAAACACGACAGCAATGAGATAATATATGCAGGGTGAATCACAGGGTGTCTTGCCCTTCACAGATAAGCACTGCTCAACACAGAGGCCTTACCATCCGCTCTTTCTTCAGCTCTTCTTTAAGCATTTCTCTTAATTTCCGAGCTTTGAGGATCCTTTCCCGGTCAGAACACGTTCGTTTGACTTTCTCAGGAGAAGGTTTCACAGGtagcttttcctcctctgttcGTGATCTTTCCTGTGTTGGTCTCTCCTTGAGAGGAGAGGGCACATTCTTCTGCAAGCTATCATCATTTTTTGGAGCAGCTACACCAACAGTTTGCTCTTtgttcacagatttttttagtGGCGAAAACTGTGGCACTTGTGGCACAGGTGTTTTCTTCTCAGGAAGCACAGGAGACTTTACAGAACTTTCAACATTATTCTTTTCTGATGGGGAGGGATCCTTTTGAAGTGAAGCACTGCCATCAGAAGCCTGTGATGCTCGCCTCTGCGGTTTTGGTGCAGAATGCTGAGCAGATGATGGTCCAGCTCTGGGTTTGACAAGATTTGGCACGGTGGAGATACGTTTTCTTCTCTGGGTAAGCATCTCTGCAGGTTTACCAGCTTCCCCGGCGCCACTGGTATTATTTGTCTTGCCATCACTGGAAAATTTAAGAGAGTATTCTGAAGGTCTTGACAGTGATAGATTTGTTACTTTTACTTTCAAGATGTGTTTATGGGTCAATCAGTATAAACACTAGGCTATGGAAGCCATGCTAGGACCAATCTGTAGCTGGTACTTCCTCATAAAATAATCAGCTTAAGAACTGGTGTATTATTTTCTAATAATCTCTGATCAACAACTAACAGTAACACATTCTCACACTCCACCTCTTTTTTTGGAAGGctctctcctttctgctgaaaataaCAGCATCAAAAAGCTTTACAAAAGCTTACCCACATAACATAGGTAACAtattaaaagtacagtaatttcacgaccataaggcgcaccggactataaggcgcacccccccggatttggcaaaattcgcaactttgtagatcagataaggcgcaccggactataaggcgcacttttttttgcagcgaggccccgcccccagctcaccccgtgcggttgctggccgaggccccgcctcaacctggcagccattggcccctgggcccacctccacccggtaggggcaGTGCCGCAAGCCACCgggccaccctggacccggcagccatgggctcccgggactgcctggacccaggagcgggggtacCGCGGGctccctagcccgcattcacatggcagccatgggctcccgggactgcctggacccaggagcgggggtgccgcggggccccctagcccaccttcatccggcagccatgggcccccgggactgcctggatccaggagcaggggtgccacggggcccctagcccgcattcacgtgGCAGtcatgggctcctgggacttcttccacccgggaaggggggtgctgcggcccccctagcccacattcacgcggcagccatggctccccgggactgcctggacccaggagcgagggtgccgccggccccctagcccgccttcatccggcagccgtgggctcccggggctgtctggacccaggagcgggggtgccgcagggcccctagcccaccttcatccggcagccgtgggctcctgggactgcttccacccgggaaagggggtgccgcggcccccctagcccacattcagccggcagccatgggcccccggactgcctggaccggagaggggcagtgcctcgggccccctggtccgcctccacccggcaggggcagtgccacggGCCTCTGGGCCCacccccagccggctgctgtggcacttccggctccccccacggctctcagctcacacttccggtttggcaaatttcgccgctttgtacatcagataaggcgcaccggactataaggcgtacttccgggttcgagggaaaattttagtcaaaagggtgcgccttatagtcgtgaaattcCTGTACTTTGCTAAAGCTGTATGTAACAGAGATTTGATGACTTTTATTACAATAAAAGTGAACACTCCTCTTAAACATTTGCAAGTAGATGATATGTAAATTGTGGCTTCCAGAAAAACTTTAGCAGTCAAAATGCTGCTCATGCTTAACGTATCAATAACTCTTACCTTCCCTGCAAAACTTTATATGTAGGTACTTTTTCCATCACttatgcagaaataattttcaaagtgcATGTAAAATTGCAACCATTATGATCATCCAAGACTGCTGACTCCACCAGTGCTCAGCTTCATGGCTGTTGCTCATAGCAAGGCTGCAGTATAATTACAACTGAGTCATAAAGAgagtttttctaattttatgtTGGAACTATGCCCTATGCAAGGACAACCACACCCGAggttctctttttaaaaatggtcaGAAGTAAATGCTTTccaagaaatacaaaaaactgAAACTTTTCAAAATTATCTCCAGCTACTGTCTGTGATTCAGGCAAATGCTGCAGATGATGCATTTTGCAGCCTCTGTTAAATGGCTGAATCAATTTGTCCCACACTGTGAATTTATACACTTTTTAGTACAGAACAACCCTGGGCAAAGAGAGGGTTTATTACATGGTACCTATTTATGTGTTTTGAACTAGGTCCTTGCAAATTCCACTCGACACTCATTGTTCTTTTTACAGCAGGAGACAATGAAAAGTAATTCTTCATTCACCTTCACCATACCATCTGTGTTATGTGGAGCTCTTAATCAGACTGCAACACTGGATTTCTGAACAGTTAAATACAATTTAACAGAAAGTGTATTAAAAATTAGAATTCTCTTACACTTATAAAATTCTCACTTCCCTGATAATTAACAAAACATTCAGTatatagaaaacaaaacaatgtaATGTGACTGATACTACAGACACAGACTTGAGCAGCTGTgagtgaagagatcagtgtctaCCCCTCCACCTCCCCTCATGAAGAAGTTTTAGACTGCAATGTGGtcccctccaggctgaacagaccaagtgacctcagccactcctcatacaGCTTCACCTCAAGGCCCTTCCCCATCTCTGTTGCCCACCTTTGGATTCTCTCCAACAGCTTAATGTCTTTCTTATTCTGTGTCACCCAGATCTGCCCCCAGCgctggagctgaggctgccccagctcagagcagagtaggacaatcccctcccttgacGTGCTGGCAATGTTGcgcctgatgccccccaggacacaggTGGCCATCCTGGcttccagggcactgctgactcacatTCAACTTGCCACTGATCAAGACCCCTGGTCATTTTCCTCCAGTTCTTGTTCCCAGTCTGTCCATATACCCAGAGTTGCCCCACCTCAGCTGCAGAATCTGGCACTTTCCCTTTTTGAACTTCATATGCCTGGTGTTTCCCCAGCCCTCTAATTTGTTGAAGTCTATCTGCAGGGCCTCCATGTCCTCGAGGGAGGCAAGAGGCTCTCTCATCTTgtatcatctgcaaatttacttaATACACCTTTGAATCCTGTGTCCAGGTCATTTATGAAGAtgctgaagagcacagggctgaggctggagccctgtggaaccccacCAGTGACAGGTCACCAGTCTGGTGTCACCCATTCACTGTAACCTTTGTGCCTGATCAGTGAGCCAGTTGCTCATCCATCCCATAATGTATTTATCCAGGTGTGTGCTGGATGTTTTGTCCAGAAGGAAGAATATTGTGAGAGCCAGTCTCAAAAGttttactgaaatccaaaacGGGTACATGAACTGGCCTCCTTTGGTCAGTTAGGTGGGCTACCCTGACAGAAGCTGTAAGGCAAAGGCCTATTTTTAGGCCACGAGAATAGATCAGAGTGCCTTTCAGAGTCACACCCATATCTAGTTTTGAAACTTAAAATTATATTACactgatatatttttatatgtatcaGTGATAAATAACCACCTGTTAAATTACAAACACAAGTCTTTAATAAATCTTTCAAAACAGCAACAGTAGCATCTAAgtgaaaaatagtaaaaatttctttaaaaaaaaatcaggtagCAAAAGATCCCGTAAGGTGATCCctgtaacaaaaaaattttataaatacaaCTTGAAATAATGACATCCTTGAAGCACAATACAAAACAAGTAAAGATGTAAGATACAAGTTGAATAAAAGGCAGCATGGGTTTCCTAAAGACATGCCACACCAACTAGTCTGAGACCTGAATTTCCAGCCACCAAAAAAGACGACTCCAACACTGTTTCATCATACTGTCATAAGGGACAGAGCTAACTTCCTTCACAGTAGCTCACATGGTGATGTTTCAGATTTGTGAAAcaacagcactgacagcacacCCATGTTTCCAGCTAATGCTGAGCAATGATTATGCAGCACCAGGGTCTTTTTAGCACGGCTGACCACACTGGGGATGGgcaagaagctgggaggggacGCAACCAAGACAGCTGATCTCAAACGACTGATCACATGTTGTGATGTTGACATCACATTTGATGACATttgatggcatttgtcttcccaagtaactATTATGAATGATGGATCCTGTTTTGGTGGCTAAACAGCAGTCCTGTACAGCCTGAGCAAGTCTCTCAGACTGAATTCTGACTTGATCCAACATAAGCAGTGAGAATGCTACCAGCTCTTCATGAGAACAGTCCTGCAACAGTGGAAAACAGCTTGTTTCCCTGGGAAAGAATTTTACAGATTAGGACTGTTTCTTGCACCTGTTTCAGCAATTCCCAACTGTCAAGTAAAAGATGAAAGCAATATCTCACAAACAACTCTTTCTTGCATATAGACACCTTTTCTAAACTGACAGGGTAACAGCTTGTTACTGATCAATAGGGGATAGACATGGGATGTTTGTACAACTCTATGTATAAAGGGATGTGTGTAATAAACCTTTAGCTTCTTTTGCTACATGAAAAGAGTGTGTCTCGGATCTGTAAAACGAGGTCAACAGCAAAATCTCTTCTTTCCTGGAGACAGTAAAATACCTCCAGGTAGTGGTGAATGAATTGCCAAttctgctttgcttgtgtgcactGCTATTTCTTTATCTATTGAACTGTCTTTATCTTGACACACCTTTTCTTGCACTTTTGCCGTTTTAATTTTCTGCCTATCCCACGAggctgggaggggcaggggTGTAGGGAAGCAGGTAATAAACTGTGTAGCAACGAGGCTTAACCCACAACAGGGAGATCCTCAGGGAGGACCGCTCCTAAGGCCAACTTTACCATGTGCTTCCATCACAAATACTTAAAAACTAATCTAGgcaaaaaaccctgcaaaaagACAGGAAGTCCTCCCTTGCCAATGCATGAAGAAATGGATACAAAAGACAAAATGCTGTAAGAATGCAAAATCAAGCCCATCTGATTACAGAGTACAAAGAATTGTTGCACACCGTAAACCAGAGCTCCTGGCTGGTGTGGAGCCAGAAGAAAAACGAGTGTCAAACCACGCTGGGCCACTCTTCTGCAATCTTAACTTACAGAATCAATTAATATGGAAAACACCTCGACATCGTCGAGTACAACCCATGACccaacaccaccttgtcaactagaccatCGCACCAAATGCCATGTACCATCTATCCCTAAGCACCTCCAAGGACGGTGACTCCGCCAACTCCCTCGGCAGCCCGTTCCAGTGTTATTCCAAGCGCCTACTGCGCAATGGCAGTGAAGAAACGTGGGTCCAGCTTAGGCTGAATGCGAATGCGTCGAACACCCCCAAGTCCTTGTCCTGTCCGACAGCCCCGGACGCGCAGTCACCGGGCACCGACCGCACGTGTCTTTCACAAGGTATTCAGGAGGAGATAGCGCAGCACCAATAACCCGACAGTGACAGGCTACAAACAGCGCTACAGAGAACCACCGCTACCTCCCGGGATCCGCCGGGTCCCGCCCTGTACAGGCCCGTCCCGCTCCCGGGGATACGCGGCCCAGTGCCGCAGGCGGCCCGACACAGCCCTGCTAGAGCGAGCTTGGCGGGACTCACCTCTCTGCCGGCCGCGCGTCCGCCGATCCCGCCGCAGTCCCTGCTCCGTCCGCCGCCGGGGTGTCCCAACCTGGGGGTGCCGGCGGCTCCGGGTCCACCCCGCCAGTACCGGTGGCGGCGGCCCTGCCCGGGGGCCGCACATTGGGCCGCACGGTGAGACGGGCCCGCCGGaacatggcggcggcggcgccgggagAGGcgcgcgcccgcccgcccgcgcgcCCGCCCGCGAGCTCGGCGGCGTCAGCAGCGCGCGGTGGCGGCCCGGCGATGCCGCGAGCCCGGCCGGCTGACGGCGTGCCGCCCCGGCGGCGGATCCCGCGACGTCATCAGCATGCGCCGACCaggagaggaggggcaggaggtggggGTGCTTGTACGGGGCAACCAATAGGGGCGGCCGAGCTGCCTGTAACACCCCAACAGCTCCTCAGCCGCGTAGCCCTCGGCTCAGCCGGCTCTCAGAAACTCTCCAGGCCCCCGCTTCTCCCCCGAGCCCAGGCTGTTACGCCAAAGCCCCCACACCTCTCCCTCACACCGCGGCTAGGCCGCACACACCGCACGCACCTCCCAGGACCCCGCCCACGGGGCGGGAGGCAGCGGAGCGCGTCTCGCTGATTGGGCCGGGTCCGCGCGGCGCCGTGACATCAGCGACCAGCGAGGTCCATaaggggcagcggcggcgggtggtGCCTCAGACGGCTTCGGCGGTGGGAGTGGAGGGTTGCTGGCCAGCTTGCGGTGGTAGCGGTGCTGCGCGGCCTGTGCGTCTCGCCATGACCCGTGAGTACCGGGGGCCTGCTTGAGGCCTGTCGGGTGGCGAAGTGGGTGGTGAGACTTGGGCCGCCCTCCTGGTCGGTTCCGGGCATGGTCGCTACATGCGAGGGCAGTCCAGCTGGGGGTCATGCCTGGGCCGGGGTCCGGCAGTCGGGCCGCCCCCGTGAGGCCCTGTAAGGCCGCTGCCGCGTCTGGTTCTTTGCGGACTTGGCGTCCCACCTGCGGAATCTCGCCAGTGGTGAGTGCGGAGAAGGAGGTTTTTTCCCACGTCCTGCCGCTGCCCGAAGCAGAAGGCGAAAACATCCTCCTCCGCCTTCTGGTGTAGGAGTGGTGGCGGGACCGGAGGAAGAGATAAAGGTGATGATGGGCTGAAACAACGGCCACACTCCATTTCAGTCCTGGCTGCCGTCCAGACTGAAATAAAGGACTTTTATATCACTGCTGAACGTCGAATGCTGCGCTGCTTAACTTGGGGTTGTTGAGGCTGTTGTTGAAAGGGCAAGAGCACTCGGTAAATCATCACCGTGTTCAGTGCTGACGGGCAGCAGTGTTCGTACACCCGCTCTAAAATGGCGGAGAATGAACCGGACCCAGGATGCTCCGGCTCCCCTGACTGCTGTGAGTGCTCCTGTGCCTTCTGCCTGCTATGTTTGGCAGTAAAGAAACTCCTTGTGTTTAATCGAGGTTATGCTTTTACAGTCACTCGAAAAAACCTATAGTTTTGGGGCTGTGCTTTCAAATTAATCTCGAGAATACACAGGTATGAGGATACACTGCTGGTGAAGTGCAGCTGAAGACCTGCAGTGTAAACAGTTTGTGCACAGAACATAATAAAGAGGTACATTCATGATTTTTGttggcatttttcttctcctggagTTGGAAGAGCAAGAAGAGGTTGAACTAACATCCCTGTCTTGCACAAGCAGGCCAGGATGGGAATGCTTAAAGAGGAATGTATAAGCAGGAAGGGTGTACTGGTCTTTTTGTGGCAGTTGATGCTTGAATTTCAGGAAGGTGAATTGTCTTCTGTTGGGACAAGATTTAGATTGATATTACAGAATGTAGAAAACACCAGTGGTTCCCTTGAAGGTAGAAATTCAGTGTCCCAGATGAAGTAATGGGGACAAATAGTCCTTGGCAATGTTTACTTGGAAGCATTGGTGGTACACATAAGTTTCTCTTCAGACAGTTGTTTGGTACTCTGTGCTTTGTGTGCATTCTGTTTTGCTCAGCTTTTCTACCttccctgctttgctgtgcCAGCTACTTTTCAGTGATACAACTGACTTCTCTTCCTAAATATAAAACCTTACTGTGCATATGGAAAGACTCTGCAAAGCCCATGTTTAGTGTTTGCttggaaaacaaagaagaaCTGGAGGTTAAGGATGGAGAGTAACTGCTCATAAGGAAGTACACAAGGTTTGGGGTGAAGGGTAATTCTGGCTTTAGCAGTTTGTTTTGACTTCCTCTCTGATAAAggataatactttttttttttttttttaagcactgcAGAAGAGCTCTTTCACTGTTGCCCAGTCGTTCATATAATGTTCTTGCCTCTTGAGCACCACAAAACTCAGGAGCCATTTATGGCCTGGAATGTGTCATCTGCTCATGAGTCATCAAGTTCTAATCAACACTAGTACTGCCAGAAACAGCTGGTTTGCTTCAGTCTCTGAACAACTGGTCTTCTTCTAGATGGACTTTGGACACAGGATGTTAGTGAGGATGATAAGTAAAAGTTCTCTTAGCTTTTCCAAAAGGGGGTACTTAATGTCCTGGCACAGACAAAAGTTATCTTTCAAGACAAGAGCAgcccttgggaagcagcagtcATACAGAGCTGTTTTCACTTGAGCTTCTGGCATCTCTTAGCAGGGAGTCCATAGGTTTTGTGAAGAATGCACAAACCCCTGCTTCTGCAGGGTTGCTCTTGTCTACTTGTTGACATGGCAGGTGCCTTTGCTTAGAAGTGGTAGGGGTACAAAGTGGTGCATCATAACAGTGGAGTGTTGTTTAAAAGTGACCTAGTCCTAAGATGCTTTTATAGACCAGAAATTACAGGCACCTGGAGATTGAGATTTCTGGCTTTGAGACTGAGAGATGACATAGGCATTCTTAAAACTGTAGAGAGACTGAAAAGAGACACAACAGAAATTATGAAGAGATGGAATTGTCATTTTTGAATGCAAAGGAATGCAATCATGTTAGTTCAACAGCACATATGATTATGCCTAGTGTATCTGGAACACCGTCAATCCAAAAGAAGTATAGCAAGAAGTACCAAGACAGTGAACCAGGTTTGGCAGGTTGGAGCAAAATAGAACTAAGGAAGATAACACTGAAGAGAGATTGCCAGTTAATGCAGTAAAGTTTGCAGTCTGTCGCCATTGCCTGGAATACCTTGAGTATTTAGATGGAGAGTCGATAGTTCTGATGCTGTGCACTCAGGAACTCTGTATGATCAAAGAGGTTGCATTCCTATCTTGTTGGTAGTTTATTGGGTTGGCAGTCGTGGGGAAAGCTGTCTGTTCTATGAGTGTCTTCTCTACTGACAGTGATGTGGGTTTGTGTCTTTTTGTATATATTGAAGTAATGTTACTCCTCTCACTTTTGTTGGAAGTAATGCCGTCCAGTTGCTGAAGCTCAGGCTTAAGTTCTGCACTtgacttcaaattaaaaaaaaaaaaaagaaaaaaaagaaaacaacaaaacattgAGGTCTCAATAGTAGTTGAGTGTAATCAATTTCAATGTTGCTCTTTCAgtctaaaattaatttgtaagCTATATTGAATGCTGAAATCTGAGAGTGGATGACTCCTCTTTGGATAAGTTACTGACATGATTTTGCCCACACCTATTGGTGTGATGGTTTTCCTTCAGTCCTCTATGGCAAACtacattttgtttctgtaagGAATATTAGCATTTTGGTAATCTCTTGGAGATGACATATAGAATTGAAAAAGTAACAACTATGAACCTTTCATTTCTCTTGCTGTACACTGGGAGAAGGCACTGAGATAGAAGATAGGACCACAACAGCTCTACACATGGTGCCAAACTGTACTGCCTTTATAACAGACTTTCACACAGGCAGActgtgtggggaaaaaacaagTGGTAGTACTTGTTTAATTGTATATCTTGCAGGTGGGAACCAGCGTGAACTTGCCCGCCAAAAGAACCTGAAGAAAACTCAGGAGATCCACAAAGgcaaaaggaaagaagataGCTTGTCTGCTTCTCAGAGGAAACAGAGGTAAGAGCTAGTAAAGTTGACTAAATTTTTTAGgcaaaaaaaggagagggaaatgggtCAGAAAGAATCCAGTGTCTTAGCTGACACAGCATTTGAATACCTTGTTTTTATTCATTGGCCTAATCACTTGCCAGAGTATAAACTGTGGATGAAATTTTGCTTATCTGCTGttaaacagatttatttttattaagtcctgtaaagctttttaattttttgagcAGCTTTTTGCCTACTGCAAAAACAGGACAAGATTATGTAATGCTTTCTTGAAGATGCTTGATCCATTATGTCCTTTACTTCTACAATGGAAGGGATTATATGAGGTCTACTAATCAAGTAAATTGTCTGCCTCATGGAGTAATGCATGCCCTGAGAAAAGCAGGGTAATAGAAATACTGTGCTTGTGTCTAACAGATAAATTTTATactcatctttttttccttcttcaagtGGGGGTTATTAAAGAGAGGGAACTCTTCTTTGAGAAATTGTGAGCTAGTATCTGAtatccagcttttttttttttcacagagacTCTGAAATAatgcagcaaaagcaaaaagcagctAATGAAAGGAAgtctctgcaggcaggagcaaaATGAACTGCCGCTATGGATAAGATAGAGCGCACCGAATGAAGCAGAACGACCTAGAAGATCATTCATAAAAGTGTTTGGCCATTAAATGATTAAACATTTATTGTGCAGAGTTGTTCAACTAGCATTAGTTAGAGTATTTTCTGGTTACTATAAGCCTAGTTGTCTACAATGCTTTTTCAAAACTAACTACACTCTTCTGCATGTGTATGAATAAAAGCAATAGCTTTATTCTAGCTTTTGCTGTATTTGTTAGTTTTACTTAGTGGTTCCAGTTACAGAATCTACAGTTAAGACCAGATTTGGTTGCCTGAATTGTCGAAAGTACAGCTTCATTCAGAATGGAACACACTTGTAAAATGTGCTTAACCTTGCAGAGGTCTGAACTGTAAATCTCAAActatttttacaataaaatgtTGCATGAAATACTGTCTAATCAGAAATAGTTATGCTTCAGAATCTGTTGATTTCTAAGAAGCAACCAAGAACATAAGGAATCGATAATCCTGTGGAGAGCTAAGTATAAGAACGTAAGTGTAATATCAAGTATAGGTAGAGTTTATAAGAAATGCATATTATAGGCACTGTCACATGCAATTTAAGCCTGCCCTATAGGGAAAAATGCCTCTTTGAGCTGCAGACATTGGTGTACAAAAGTAACTCAGTTG is part of the Catharus ustulatus isolate bCatUst1 chromosome Z, bCatUst1.pri.v2, whole genome shotgun sequence genome and harbors:
- the LOC117010294 gene encoding formin-like protein 5, which produces PAADPATSSACADQERRGRRWGCLYGATNRGGRAACNTPTAPQPRSPRLSRLSETLQAPASPPSPGCYAKAPTPLPHTAARPHTPHAPPRTPPTGREAAERVSLIGPGPRGAVTSATSEVHKGQRRRVVPQTASAVGVEGCWPACGGSGAARPVRLAMTRGNQRELARQKNLKKTQEIHKGKRKEDSLSASQRKQRDSEIMQQKQKAANERKSLQAGAK